GGTACGTCGGTACCAGCCCGAAGTCGATCCAGCAACGGGCCGGTGCCGGGCAGGGCAGCATGTACCACCACTTCGCAGGCAAACAGGATTTGGCTCTCGCCGCGATCTGCCGAACCGCCGAAGATTTGCGGGCCGGCGCCGATGCCCAACTGTCCGCTGCGGGAACGGCCTATACCCGCATCGCCACCTATCTGCGTCGCGAGCGTGATGTCCTGCGGGGGTGTCCCATCGGAAGGCTCACCCAGGACCCGGACGTTATGGTCACTCCCGCCCTCCGCACACCGATAGAAGAAACCTTCACCTGGTTACGTGGACGTCTCACGCAGGTCGTTCAGGAGGGTCTGGACCGCGGAGAGTTGGACCCCACGCTCGACCCTGCCGCTACCGCCACGACGATCGTCGCTGTCCTACAGGGTGGCTACGTCCTCGCACGCGCCGACGACACCCGGGACCCGTTCGACCAAGCGGTCGCGGGCATCCTCGGCCTTCTTGCCGCGCATACCGTCGCGTAATCCATCAACAGCGGAGTCGCACAACATCATGCATATATCGCACACGACCACCACTGCGGTTGCTCCTGCCGAGTGGATCACTGGCGACGCGTGGTTCGAGACGCTGGCCAGTCCCGACGGGTTGTCGCGAACCCAGGTTGATCGCGTCCGCTTCGCACCAGGGGCTCGCACCGTGTGGCACCGGCACCCCCTGGGCCAAGTGCTCATCGTTACGGAGGGCACTGGCCTCGTGCAGCGTCGCGGCGGGCGCATCGAGACCATCCGGGTGGGCGACACTGTTCGCATCGCTCCCGGCGAATGGCACTGGCACGGCGCCACTTCCACAACTGCCATGACCCACCTGGCCGTCGAGGAAATTCCGGAAGACGGCGCCGGATCCGAAGCCGGAGATGCCGTCACCGACGCCGAATATCACGCTGACCATCACACCGGAACCGCCGGAACCGCTCACTCGGTCACCCGCTCGGTTCTGCTCGACCAGCCACTGCCGACACCCCAGAATCTCCACCGGGTCGAGATTCGGCGCATCGCTATCGCGCCAGGACATGCCGGCGGACTGCATGTGCACAACTGCCCGGTCTTCGGCAGTATCGAGAGCGGTTCGGTCGTCTATCAGGTCGACGGCGAGCCACCCACCGTGCTCGGCTCCGGCGATGTGTTCTACGAGCCGAAAGGTGTCCGCATAGCGCGTTTCGACGCGCAGGACGACGGCGTCACGTTCCTCGGGTACTTCCTGCTCGATGCTGGAGAGGCTCCCGAGATCGAGTTCCCCACCGCTCGCGACAGCGGCCAGACCAGCTAGATCCCGGGTGTCGGGATCGGTCAGTCGTTGCGGGGTTTGCCGAACTCTTCGATCAGCACGGGATACTGCTCCCCACCGTGTCCGGCGGCGATCGAGCGGTCAGCCATCGCCTTGATCAACTTCGGCAGTTCGGCGTTGACACCCACCGCCTCGCTCTCCTCGATCAGGTGTGCCATCGCCCGCGCGTCGGTCTCCAGGGCCGACACCTCGACAGGGAAGGAGCCGCTGTCGATCTGCTCGGCATACCCAGGCAGCCATTCGGCCACACCGGCAGCGATCTGCTGCGCAAACGGCGCATACGTCGCGGCGTCTACGCCGGCCGTCCTGAGCAGGGCAGTGCCCTGGAGCCAGGCGTTCAGGACGCTCCACATCATGGCTAGGCCGGCCACGTCGTACAGGGATGCCAGCCCATGGTCCGCACCAAGGTAGGTGACGGTGCCGAGCGCGTCGAGTGTTGACTTGTGTGCCTCGAAGTCCGACTGCGACCCGCTGTGCAGAATCACCGCCTCGGCGGTCCCGATCGCAGGCGGGATGGCCATGATGGCGCCATCCAGGTAATGGGCGCCGCGCTGCTCGGCCCATCGGGCAGCCTCCCGGGCCTGGGCCGAATCGCCCGAGGTCAAGTTGATCAACATTGTGCCGTCCAGCTCGATATCGCTCGCGCCGAGCAACTCGTGCATGGCCTTGTAGTCGGTGACGCAGATGATCGTCACCGAACCTGCCTCGAGCGCGTCGCCGACCGTTGGCGCCAGCCGTGCGCCCTCGGCCACCAACTGGTCGGCCTTGGAGGTCGTACGGTTCCACACGGTTGTGGTATGCCCGGCTTTCAGGAACGCACCGGCGAGTGCCTGGCCCATCAGTCCGAGTCCGATGACTGTCACGGAGGTATCGGTCTTTTTGTTCATGGCAGCATCATCAACGTTGATACCGGTGTGAAGGTCAAGTGAGGTTTCGATGCGGATCGGGGAACTGAGTCGTCGGACGGGCGTCAACGCCCATCAGTTGCGCTACTACGAGGCCCAGGACCTGCTGGAGGCAGGCCGCGGCGCGAACGGTTACCGCGAGTACGACGAGAACGCCGTGCTGCGGGTGAAACAGATCCGGCACCTGCTTGGCGCCGGTCTATCCTCCGAGGACATCGCGTACCTGCTGCCCTGTGCAGTCGGAGAGGCCCCGACCCTGCCCGGGTGTCCCGAGTTGCTGGCCGCGATGCGGTCACGGCTGCAGCGACTGGACGATCAGATGGACAGGCTCGCTCAATCCCGCGACGCTCTCGCCGACTACATTGATGCCGCCGAGCAGACGGGCAGCGAGAGCTATCCGCCCTTTGACGATGTTGACAACCTGGAGCCCGTCCCCGCCTGAGCAGCCGGGGCGCCGGCTACGGCCGTGCGCGACCTGAGCCTCCCCGCCATGATCGATCGGACCGTTGACCACTGAGGCGATCATTCCCATCGTCGTCTGAAGCGCCGTCGTCTGAAGCGCCGCGTGGCGTTGTGGCGACGTCCCGTCGTCCTCCCGGCTGTGCCGCTGATCGTCGCTGTGATGGCAGGCAGCCACACCGCGGCCGCCGCCGGGTCTCAGCGCGCGTCGCCGGTGAGGTAGTTGCGCAGTATCGCGGTGACGTCGGTGATCTGGTCGACCGGAACGTGCTCGTCGCGCTTGTGGGCGAGGTTGGGGTCGCCGGGACCGAAGTTGACAGCGGGGATGCCGCGGGCGGCGAAACGGGAGACGTCGGTCCAGCCGTACTTGGCACGCACACCGCCGCCGCCGTGGCGGTGCACCGAGGCGATGAGGTCTTTGGCGGCCGGTGCGGACAGGCCGGGGAGCGCGCCGGGCGCGAAGTCGAATACCTCGAAGGAGATCTCGAGACCGGCGAAGACCTCGCGGACGTGATCGATGGCCTGGTCCACCGTGCGGTCAGGGGCGAAGCGGAAGTTGACGTCGATCTCCGCCAGGTCCGGCACCACATTGCCCGCCACGCCGCCGGAGACGCGGACGCCGGACAGCCCCTCTCGATAAACACAGCCGTCGATGTCGACCTCGCGCGCCCGGTAATCCGCG
The DNA window shown above is from Nocardia sp. NBC_01730 and carries:
- a CDS encoding (R)-mandelonitrile lyase, giving the protein MHISHTTTTAVAPAEWITGDAWFETLASPDGLSRTQVDRVRFAPGARTVWHRHPLGQVLIVTEGTGLVQRRGGRIETIRVGDTVRIAPGEWHWHGATSTTAMTHLAVEEIPEDGAGSEAGDAVTDAEYHADHHTGTAGTAHSVTRSVLLDQPLPTPQNLHRVEIRRIAIAPGHAGGLHVHNCPVFGSIESGSVVYQVDGEPPTVLGSGDVFYEPKGVRIARFDAQDDGVTFLGYFLLDAGEAPEIEFPTARDSGQTS
- a CDS encoding MerR family transcriptional regulator, with the protein product MRIGELSRRTGVNAHQLRYYEAQDLLEAGRGANGYREYDENAVLRVKQIRHLLGAGLSSEDIAYLLPCAVGEAPTLPGCPELLAAMRSRLQRLDDQMDRLAQSRDALADYIDAAEQTGSESYPPFDDVDNLEPVPA
- a CDS encoding NAD(P)-dependent oxidoreductase, which translates into the protein MNKKTDTSVTVIGLGLMGQALAGAFLKAGHTTTVWNRTTSKADQLVAEGARLAPTVGDALEAGSVTIICVTDYKAMHELLGASDIELDGTMLINLTSGDSAQAREAARWAEQRGAHYLDGAIMAIPPAIGTAEAVILHSGSQSDFEAHKSTLDALGTVTYLGADHGLASLYDVAGLAMMWSVLNAWLQGTALLRTAGVDAATYAPFAQQIAAGVAEWLPGYAEQIDSGSFPVEVSALETDARAMAHLIEESEAVGVNAELPKLIKAMADRSIAAGHGGEQYPVLIEEFGKPRND
- a CDS encoding TetR/AcrR family transcriptional regulator, with amino-acid sequence MSTREGLIESTRALLWERGYVGTSPKSIQQRAGAGQGSMYHHFAGKQDLALAAICRTAEDLRAGADAQLSAAGTAYTRIATYLRRERDVLRGCPIGRLTQDPDVMVTPALRTPIEETFTWLRGRLTQVVQEGLDRGELDPTLDPAATATTIVAVLQGGYVLARADDTRDPFDQAVAGILGLLAAHTVA